In a genomic window of Pseudomonadota bacterium:
- the rimP gene encoding ribosome maturation factor RimP, producing the protein MEQTHRVEELIAPSLEALGFELVRVRYDGPGRPTLQIMIERRDHEPLTVDDCAKASKSISALLDVEDPIGGAYNLEVSSPGLDRPLTRISDFERFVGFHAKIEMTAPIDGRTRLRGQVLGVENGKVRISADDGSAVVPFETIKKAKLILTDELISAAQSQKRM; encoded by the coding sequence ATGGAACAGACGCACCGTGTCGAGGAGTTGATCGCACCGTCTCTTGAAGCCCTTGGCTTTGAGTTGGTCCGTGTGCGCTACGACGGCCCCGGACGCCCGACCCTTCAGATCATGATTGAACGACGAGACCACGAGCCACTGACTGTCGATGATTGCGCAAAGGCCAGCAAATCGATTTCGGCCTTGCTCGATGTCGAAGACCCTATCGGCGGCGCCTATAATCTTGAAGTTAGCTCGCCCGGCCTGGACCGCCCATTGACGCGGATCAGCGATTTTGAACGCTTCGTCGGCTTCCACGCAAAGATCGAAATGACGGCGCCGATTGATGGCCGCACGCGCTTGCGTGGGCAAGTACTCGGCGTAGAAAACGGCAAGGTGCGGATTTCCGCCGACGATGGCAGTGCGGTGGTGCCGTTCGAGACCATCAAGAAAGCAAAATTGATACTGACGGACGAACTGATTTCGGCCGCCCAGTCGCAAAAACGGATGTAG
- the rpsO gene encoding 30S ribosomal protein S15, with translation MSITAERKSVLMGEFGKTTGDTGSPEVQVAILTERINNLTGHFKTHKKDRHSRRGLLKMVSRRRSLLDYLKREDTDRYADVIQRLGLRK, from the coding sequence ATGTCGATTACCGCTGAGCGGAAATCCGTACTCATGGGCGAGTTCGGAAAAACAACCGGTGACACCGGCTCCCCGGAAGTGCAGGTCGCAATCTTGACCGAGCGCATCAACAATTTAACGGGGCATTTTAAGACCCATAAGAAAGACCGGCATTCGCGCCGTGGCCTCCTGAAGATGGTGAGCCGCCGCCGCAGTTTGCTGGACTATCTCAAGCGCGAAGACACAGATCGTTATGCCGACGTGATCCAGCGCTTGGGTCTGCGTAAGTAA
- the infB gene encoding translation initiation factor IF-2, whose translation MSDDGTIESGLEKKPLSLKRQGRPEGNQSADAGQVRQSFSHGRSRSVAVEVRKKRNITQGGGVSAAPTQARAVGTLKAAEPAVKKTAEAPLAKTETERDTPKSRVVLRTLTNEEKATRARAVESAVKEEGRKRQEAEVEAALRAEEDQSRAVEREEAERRSADEEARRTAEEAKRRQAEEEAARRLAVPGETAGEVSGAAVSERAGVKREATAEEDDSPRRGRRRIEVRRPPSAGKRDRDANRRSSAKLTVSRALETGGEDERSRSLASLKRQRERERRMAAEAGGGDEAGPVVREVVVPETIAVQELANRMAVRGFEVVKKLMQMGIAASISQTIEGDTAELVVHEFGHKIKRVSASDVEIGLQGDSDEAGSLVPRPPVVTVMGHVDHGKTSLLDALRATDIASGEAGGITQHIGAYQVQIANDVRITFIDTPGHAAFTQMRSRGAKLTDIVVLVVAADDGVMPQTVEAINHARAAGAPIIIAINKMDRPDAKADRVRQELLQHEIVTEEMGGDILSVEVSAIQKTNLDKLEEAIILQSEILELAANPNRDADGVVIESRVDRGRGVVCTCLVQRGTLRVGDIVVAGSEWGRVRAMSDERGKNRVEALPSTPVEVLGFNGPPSAGDEFVVVDSERRAREITEFRSMRSRDDAVARSASLVNLDQMFLQAGDDGLQRLPMVIKGDVHGSVEAVTSALENLSTDEVAVQILHAGVGGITESDVVLASASKAFIVGFNVRPNPQAREMAQREGVEIRDYAIIYNVVDDTKAMLEGMLKPALHEHKLGNARILEIFDVGKIGKVAGCRVSNGLVRRGARVRLLRDDIVIHDGTLKTLRSFKNDVREVKEGFECGMSFENYSDLRQDDVMEFYEVEEVARTLDS comes from the coding sequence ATGAGTGACGACGGTACGATCGAAAGCGGCCTGGAGAAGAAGCCTCTGTCGTTAAAGCGCCAGGGGCGGCCAGAGGGAAATCAGTCCGCGGATGCAGGTCAAGTGCGGCAAAGTTTTTCGCATGGCCGCAGCCGGTCTGTTGCCGTCGAGGTTCGCAAAAAGCGTAACATCACCCAAGGTGGCGGCGTCAGCGCAGCGCCGACGCAGGCGCGCGCCGTCGGAACGTTGAAAGCGGCTGAACCCGCCGTCAAAAAAACCGCCGAGGCGCCGCTCGCGAAAACCGAAACCGAGCGCGACACCCCCAAATCCCGCGTTGTCTTGAGAACCCTGACGAATGAGGAAAAAGCCACCCGTGCCCGTGCAGTAGAATCCGCCGTCAAAGAAGAGGGGCGCAAGCGCCAGGAAGCGGAAGTCGAAGCCGCGCTTCGTGCGGAAGAGGACCAGAGTCGGGCGGTCGAGCGTGAAGAGGCCGAACGCCGTTCCGCTGACGAAGAAGCCCGGCGCACGGCGGAAGAGGCAAAACGCCGCCAGGCGGAGGAAGAAGCTGCCCGCCGGCTCGCCGTGCCAGGAGAGACAGCGGGTGAGGTCTCGGGCGCAGCAGTCAGCGAGCGGGCCGGCGTCAAACGCGAAGCGACAGCTGAAGAAGATGACTCGCCGAGACGCGGCCGCCGGCGCATTGAAGTTCGCCGCCCGCCGTCAGCCGGCAAACGGGATCGCGACGCAAATCGCCGCAGCAGTGCCAAACTTACAGTTTCACGAGCGCTCGAAACCGGTGGTGAGGATGAACGCAGCCGCAGCCTCGCTTCGCTGAAACGCCAACGCGAGCGCGAGCGCCGCATGGCGGCGGAAGCCGGCGGCGGTGACGAGGCCGGACCAGTTGTGCGCGAGGTGGTGGTGCCCGAAACCATCGCCGTGCAAGAACTTGCCAACCGGATGGCGGTACGCGGCTTCGAGGTTGTGAAGAAGCTCATGCAAATGGGCATCGCCGCCTCGATTTCCCAAACCATTGAAGGCGATACCGCGGAACTGGTGGTGCATGAGTTCGGCCACAAGATCAAACGGGTGAGCGCTTCGGACGTCGAAATTGGCCTGCAAGGTGATTCGGATGAGGCCGGTAGTCTGGTTCCCCGTCCGCCAGTGGTAACTGTGATGGGCCATGTCGATCACGGCAAGACATCGCTGCTCGACGCGCTGCGTGCGACCGATATCGCATCGGGCGAGGCTGGCGGAATCACACAGCATATTGGTGCCTATCAGGTGCAGATTGCCAATGATGTGCGCATTACTTTTATCGATACGCCAGGCCATGCCGCGTTTACGCAGATGCGCTCGCGCGGCGCAAAGCTCACCGATATCGTTGTTTTGGTTGTCGCTGCCGATGATGGCGTCATGCCGCAGACGGTCGAGGCAATCAACCATGCGCGCGCAGCCGGCGCGCCCATCATCATCGCCATCAACAAGATGGATCGGCCCGACGCCAAGGCAGACCGCGTGCGTCAAGAGCTGCTACAGCACGAAATCGTCACCGAGGAAATGGGCGGTGATATATTGTCCGTCGAAGTTTCCGCAATTCAAAAAACTAATCTCGACAAACTTGAAGAAGCGATCATCCTGCAATCGGAAATTCTCGAACTTGCCGCCAACCCGAATCGTGACGCCGATGGCGTGGTGATTGAATCGCGAGTCGATCGCGGACGCGGCGTCGTTTGTACCTGTTTGGTGCAGCGTGGCACGCTTCGTGTTGGCGATATCGTCGTCGCCGGCTCGGAATGGGGCCGGGTTCGCGCGATGTCGGATGAGCGCGGGAAAAACCGCGTTGAGGCGTTGCCCTCGACTCCAGTGGAAGTGCTCGGCTTCAACGGCCCGCCGAGCGCTGGCGACGAATTTGTCGTCGTGGACAGCGAGCGGCGCGCCCGCGAAATCACTGAATTTCGCAGCATGCGTTCGCGCGATGACGCTGTCGCCCGCAGCGCCTCGCTGGTTAATTTGGATCAAATGTTCTTGCAAGCCGGCGACGACGGACTGCAACGGCTGCCGATGGTTATCAAAGGCGATGTGCATGGTTCTGTGGAGGCGGTGACGAGCGCGCTTGAGAATTTGTCCACCGACGAGGTCGCCGTTCAAATCCTCCACGCCGGTGTTGGTGGCATTACTGAATCGGACGTAGTTCTGGCGAGCGCGTCAAAGGCATTCATCGTCGGCTTCAATGTGCGCCCCAATCCGCAAGCTCGCGAAATGGCGCAGCGCGAAGGCGTCGAAATTCGCGACTACGCCATTATTTACAACGTTGTCGATGACACCAAGGCGATGCTCGAGGGCATGCTCAAACCGGCGTTGCACGAACACAAGCTTGGCAATGCGAGAATTCTGGAAATATTCGACGTCGGCAAAATCGGCAAAGTCGCCGGCTGCCGGGTCAGCAATGGCTTGGTGCGGCGCGGCGCCAGGGTGCGGCTGCTGCGCGACGATATTGTAATTCATGACGGCACGCTGAAGACATTGCGGAGCTTCAAAAATGATGTGCGCGAGGTCAAAGAAGGATTCGAATGCGGCATGTCGTTCGAGAATTATTCGGATCTGCGGCAAGACGATGTTATGGAATTTTATGAAGTCGAGGAAGTCGCGCGCACGCTCGATTCCTAA
- a CDS encoding nitronate monooxygenase: MKALHPLIVSGKEVLPLIEGGKGIGVTNGLSSGAWAAAGAVGTFSGVNADSYDADGRAIPQIYHGRTRRERHEELVEYAVEGGLAQARIAHEASGGEGRLHMNILWEMGASERILRAILERGKGLIHGVTCGAGMPYRIAEIANHYQVHYYPIVSSGRAFRALWKRAYHKFSDLLGGVVYEDPWRAGGHNGLSNGEDPNIPEDPYPRVRDLRTLMNSIGLHKVPIIMAGGVWYLREWQDWIDNPEIGPIAFQFGTRPLVTKESPISESWKRRLLTLKKGDVGLNKFSPTGFYSSAVRNKFINDLEEREQHQVAFTSEPLGDHNQKLTPGPRGRSFYLTKGDFKRAQEWLSSGFERVMKTPDSTLIFVTDDKAREIRNDQAACMGCLSSCRFSNWSTNPDFTTGKKADPRSFCIQKTLQVIIHDEDNVEDQLMFSGHGAYQFATDPFYSNGFIPSVKELVNRMVTGD, encoded by the coding sequence TTGAAGGCGCTTCATCCACTGATTGTTTCGGGCAAAGAAGTGTTGCCATTGATCGAGGGTGGCAAGGGCATTGGCGTGACCAATGGGCTGTCTTCGGGTGCGTGGGCGGCGGCCGGCGCGGTCGGGACGTTCTCGGGCGTGAACGCCGATTCCTACGACGCGGACGGCCGGGCGATACCGCAAATCTATCACGGCCGGACACGCCGCGAACGCCACGAAGAGCTGGTGGAATACGCGGTTGAAGGCGGCTTGGCCCAAGCCCGCATCGCGCATGAAGCGTCCGGCGGCGAAGGCCGCCTGCACATGAACATCCTGTGGGAGATGGGGGCCAGCGAAAGAATCCTGCGCGCCATCCTCGAGCGCGGCAAGGGCCTCATACACGGCGTCACATGCGGCGCTGGCATGCCGTATCGAATCGCTGAGATCGCCAATCATTATCAGGTACATTATTACCCGATCGTTTCCTCCGGCCGGGCGTTCCGGGCGCTATGGAAGCGCGCCTATCACAAGTTCTCGGATTTGCTTGGCGGTGTGGTCTATGAAGACCCGTGGCGGGCCGGTGGCCATAACGGACTCTCCAACGGTGAAGATCCCAATATACCGGAAGACCCCTATCCGCGGGTGCGCGACTTGCGCACCCTCATGAACAGCATCGGCCTGCACAAAGTACCTATTATCATGGCCGGTGGCGTTTGGTATCTGCGCGAATGGCAGGATTGGATCGACAATCCGGAAATCGGTCCGATCGCGTTCCAATTCGGCACCCGCCCGTTGGTGACCAAAGAAAGCCCAATATCCGAAAGCTGGAAGCGGCGCTTGTTGACCTTGAAAAAAGGCGATGTCGGCCTCAACAAATTCAGCCCGACGGGGTTCTACTCCTCCGCCGTGAGAAATAAATTTATCAACGACCTGGAAGAGCGCGAACAACATCAAGTGGCGTTTACCTCGGAACCGCTCGGCGACCACAACCAGAAGCTCACCCCGGGCCCGCGCGGTCGATCATTTTATCTTACCAAAGGCGATTTTAAACGCGCCCAGGAATGGCTGAGCAGCGGCTTCGAACGGGTCATGAAAACGCCGGATTCGACCCTGATATTCGTAACTGACGACAAGGCCCGGGAAATCCGCAACGATCAGGCGGCCTGCATGGGGTGCCTGTCATCCTGCCGGTTTAGCAATTGGTCAACAAACCCCGACTTCACCACCGGCAAGAAGGCCGACCCGCGGAGCTTCTGTATTCAAAAAACCCTACAGGTGATCATCCACGACGAAGACAATGTCGAGGATCAACTGATGTTCTCCGGCCATGGGGCTTACCAATTTGCGACGGATCCGTTTTACTCCAATGGCTTCATTCCGTCGGTGAAGGAACT
- a CDS encoding RNA-binding protein translates to MSRTKTNSVRKPRASSAAEAPGAALRSPVKHRRCIVSRRECSTAHLIRFVAGPDNRIVPDLAERLPGRGLWLSANRATLDQARSSGSFSRAARAAVTLEEELAEQVGEQLAARALNYLGLSARAGAIAIGHDQVRADLSSKRAAVLVQAADGAASARARLRALANGLPAVEMFTRGELSHALGRADAVHVALRPSRLCDMFLRECGRLAGFRAVGESRLPAEKWDVDVGSPSAKQQNEIADRVGSE, encoded by the coding sequence GTGAGCAGAACGAAGACAAACAGCGTGCGGAAACCGCGCGCTAGCAGCGCGGCCGAAGCGCCGGGCGCTGCGCTGCGTTCGCCCGTCAAGCATCGGCGCTGCATTGTGTCACGGCGCGAATGCTCGACTGCACATCTCATCCGCTTCGTCGCCGGCCCGGACAATAGAATCGTTCCCGATCTGGCTGAACGCCTGCCCGGTCGGGGCTTGTGGCTAAGTGCGAATCGTGCGACGCTAGATCAAGCCCGATCCAGTGGCAGTTTCTCCCGGGCAGCGCGCGCTGCCGTCACTTTGGAAGAGGAACTGGCTGAGCAGGTCGGTGAACAGCTTGCCGCGCGCGCCCTCAATTATCTCGGCCTCAGTGCGCGCGCCGGCGCCATTGCGATCGGGCATGATCAGGTTCGGGCCGATTTGAGCAGCAAGCGGGCAGCGGTATTGGTGCAGGCTGCTGACGGTGCGGCGTCCGCCCGCGCCCGGTTGCGGGCACTTGCCAATGGTCTGCCCGCGGTGGAGATGTTTACGCGCGGTGAATTATCGCACGCTTTGGGACGCGCCGATGCGGTGCATGTGGCGCTCCGTCCGTCACGCTTGTGCGACATGTTTTTGCGCGAATGCGGCCGTCTCGCCGGCTTTCGCGCCGTTGGAGAATCGCGCCTGCCGGCGGAGAAATGGGATGTCGACGTCGGGTCCCCATCAGCTAAACAGCAAAACGAAATTGCGGATCGAGTAGGAAGCGAATGA
- the pnp gene encoding polyribonucleotide nucleotidyltransferase, producing MFNVTRKETVWGGRPLVIESGKLARQADGAVMVTYGQTAVLCTVVAQKTPREGVDFFPLTVNYEEKAFAAGKIPGGFFKREGRPGEKETLVCRLIDRPIRPLFAAGFRNETQVICTVVSHDMENDPDMVAMVGASAALTISGIPFMGPIAGARVGYINGEYVLNPTAEERLESTLDLVVAGTQDGVLMVESEAKELNEDIMLGAVTFGHTGMRPVFDVIIELAEACAKEPWNVPSIEKDADLVAKIGGLASEGLRDAYAIKSKSERQDRISSVKKSVTDSMADGDGQTPGDTYSILKDIERDIVRSEIIKTGSRIDGRGTRDVRQIVSEVGILPRSHGSALFTRGETQALVVATLGTGQDEQIMDVLEGEYRERFMLHYNFPPYSVGEARFLRGPGRREIGHGKLAWRAIHPLLPTPEEFPYTIRVVSEITESNGSSSMATVCGASLSLMDAGVPLTRPVAGIAMGLIKEGDDYAVLSDILGDEDHLGDMDFKVAGTVNGITSLQMDIKITSITEAIMREALEQANEGRLHILGEMVKAIGSARDTVSDTAPRITSITVPKDRIREIIGPGGKVVREICELTGTKIDIEDDGTIKVAAVEAAAGEAAINMIRDIIAEPEVGEIYDGKVVKIMDFGAFVNFIGKRDGLVHISEVAAGRIGSVNEVLKEGDMVKVKVLGVDDRGKIKLSMKAVNQETGEDISQQAEAS from the coding sequence ATGTTTAATGTTACGAGAAAAGAAACGGTTTGGGGCGGGCGCCCGCTGGTCATCGAATCCGGCAAATTGGCGCGCCAGGCCGATGGCGCTGTGATGGTGACCTACGGCCAGACGGCCGTGCTGTGCACCGTAGTCGCGCAAAAGACCCCGCGGGAGGGAGTGGATTTTTTCCCCCTCACCGTCAATTACGAAGAAAAAGCATTTGCTGCTGGGAAAATTCCCGGCGGATTTTTTAAGCGTGAAGGCCGGCCCGGCGAAAAAGAAACGCTGGTCTGCCGCCTGATTGACCGGCCGATCCGGCCACTGTTTGCCGCTGGCTTCCGCAATGAAACACAAGTTATTTGTACGGTTGTCTCGCACGATATGGAAAACGATCCCGATATGGTCGCAATGGTCGGCGCTTCCGCCGCCCTGACCATTTCTGGCATTCCCTTCATGGGCCCGATTGCCGGCGCCCGGGTAGGTTATATCAACGGCGAATATGTTCTTAATCCGACAGCAGAGGAACGCCTCGAATCGACGCTTGACCTGGTGGTTGCCGGAACCCAAGACGGCGTGCTGATGGTCGAATCCGAAGCCAAAGAGCTGAACGAAGACATCATGCTCGGCGCCGTCACCTTCGGCCATACAGGAATGCGTCCGGTATTCGATGTGATTATCGAACTTGCCGAAGCCTGCGCGAAAGAGCCGTGGAACGTCCCGAGCATCGAGAAGGACGCGGACCTAGTCGCCAAGATCGGCGGCTTGGCCTCCGAGGGCTTGCGCGATGCCTACGCCATCAAGTCCAAATCCGAGCGTCAGGACCGCATTAGCAGCGTAAAAAAATCTGTCACGGATAGCATGGCCGATGGCGATGGCCAGACACCAGGAGATACGTACTCGATCCTCAAAGATATCGAACGCGACATCGTGCGCTCCGAAATCATAAAAACCGGCTCCCGCATCGACGGGCGCGGCACGCGGGATGTGCGCCAGATCGTAAGCGAGGTCGGCATCCTGCCGCGTAGCCACGGCTCGGCGCTCTTTACCCGCGGCGAAACCCAGGCACTGGTCGTCGCCACGCTTGGCACCGGCCAAGACGAGCAGATCATGGATGTGCTCGAGGGCGAATACCGTGAACGCTTCATGCTGCACTATAATTTTCCGCCCTATTCGGTGGGCGAGGCACGTTTTCTACGCGGCCCGGGGCGGCGTGAAATCGGTCATGGCAAGCTTGCTTGGCGCGCCATTCATCCTCTGCTACCGACACCCGAAGAATTTCCCTACACCATCCGCGTGGTTTCGGAGATTACCGAATCAAACGGCTCGTCTTCGATGGCGACCGTCTGCGGCGCCTCTTTGTCGTTGATGGACGCCGGCGTTCCGCTGACCCGTCCGGTAGCGGGCATCGCCATGGGTCTGATCAAAGAGGGTGATGACTATGCCGTGTTGAGCGATATTCTCGGCGACGAGGATCACCTCGGCGACATGGATTTCAAGGTGGCTGGTACGGTGAACGGTATCACGTCGCTGCAGATGGATATCAAGATCACCAGCATCACCGAGGCAATCATGCGGGAGGCGCTCGAACAGGCGAATGAGGGCCGTCTTCACATTTTGGGTGAAATGGTCAAAGCGATCGGATCGGCGCGCGACACCGTGAGCGACACCGCGCCCCGCATTACGTCGATCACCGTGCCGAAGGACCGCATCCGCGAAATCATCGGCCCGGGCGGCAAAGTAGTGCGTGAAATCTGCGAGCTTACGGGCACCAAGATCGACATCGAGGATGACGGCACGATCAAGGTCGCCGCAGTGGAGGCCGCCGCCGGCGAAGCCGCGATTAACATGATTCGCGATATTATCGCGGAGCCTGAAGTCGGTGAAATCTATGACGGCAAGGTCGTGAAGATCATGGATTTCGGCGCGTTCGTGAATTTCATCGGCAAGCGCGACGGCCTCGTCCATATCAGCGAAGTCGCAGCCGGTCGGATCGGCTCGGTGAACGAAGTGCTGAAGGAAGGCGACATGGTCAAAGTTAAGGTGTTGGGCGTCGACGACCGTGGCAAGATCAAACTGAGCATGAAGGCTGTCAACCAGGAGACCGGCGAAGACATCAGCCAGCAAGCTGAAGCGAGTTAA
- the nusA gene encoding transcription termination factor NusA, with protein METETVGLARHELLQVADAVAREKGIERDLVLEAMEQAITHAGKRKYGQEHDIRTEIDRETGEIRLMRYLEVADPVENEATQISIPTAQERNPAAQIGDYLADALPPIDFGRIAAQTAKQVIVQKVREAERARQYEEYKDRLGEIASGLVKRAEFGGVTVDLGRGEGVIRREDLLPRESFRNGDRVRGYIYDVRREQRGPQIFISRTHPNFMAKLFAQEVPEIYDGIIEIKSVARDPGSRAKIAVFSNDASIDPVGACVGMRGSRVQAVVSELQGEKIDIIQWSPDPAASIVNALAPAEVSKVVLDEEAKRIEVVVPDDQLSLAIGRRGQNVRLASQLSGWDIDILTEAEESDRRQEEVRSRTELFMEALDVDDVIAHLLVSEGFASVEEVAFVPTEELASVESFDEEIAQELQRRAAEYVENLNNEMSEKRIALGVQDELAELEALSPVALVILGEAGIKTLDDLGDLAGDELIEILGAIAPNPDNANAIIMSARAHWFDDEPAESDADSATDSVADSMAEDDSAVRGEETGTP; from the coding sequence ATGGAAACGGAAACAGTTGGTCTGGCACGCCATGAGCTGCTGCAGGTTGCTGACGCAGTAGCGCGAGAAAAAGGAATTGAGCGCGATCTCGTGCTCGAGGCGATGGAACAAGCGATTACCCACGCCGGCAAGCGGAAATATGGCCAGGAACATGATATCCGCACCGAGATCGACCGGGAAACCGGCGAAATTCGCTTGATGCGCTATCTCGAGGTGGCCGATCCAGTGGAAAACGAGGCCACACAGATCAGCATTCCGACCGCGCAGGAGCGCAATCCGGCCGCGCAAATCGGTGACTACCTGGCAGACGCCTTGCCGCCCATCGATTTCGGGCGCATTGCCGCGCAAACCGCCAAACAAGTGATCGTACAAAAAGTGCGCGAGGCGGAGCGCGCGCGTCAGTATGAAGAATACAAGGATCGTCTCGGCGAAATTGCCAGCGGCTTGGTTAAGCGCGCCGAATTTGGCGGCGTGACCGTCGATCTCGGCCGCGGCGAAGGCGTGATCCGGCGCGAGGATTTGCTGCCCCGCGAATCGTTCCGCAATGGCGACCGCGTGCGCGGTTATATTTACGATGTCCGACGCGAACAGCGCGGGCCGCAAATTTTCATCTCGCGCACCCATCCTAATTTCATGGCCAAATTATTCGCCCAAGAGGTGCCTGAAATTTACGATGGCATCATCGAAATCAAATCGGTCGCGCGGGATCCCGGCAGCCGAGCAAAAATCGCAGTCTTTTCGAACGACGCAAGCATCGACCCGGTCGGCGCCTGTGTCGGCATGCGGGGCTCGCGCGTACAGGCTGTGGTCAGCGAGTTGCAAGGCGAAAAAATCGACATTATCCAGTGGTCGCCCGATCCGGCCGCTTCGATCGTCAACGCTTTGGCGCCGGCGGAAGTATCCAAAGTCGTCCTCGACGAAGAGGCCAAACGCATTGAAGTCGTGGTGCCCGATGATCAACTCAGCTTGGCAATCGGCCGGCGCGGCCAAAATGTCCGGCTGGCCTCCCAGCTGTCGGGGTGGGACATCGACATATTAACCGAGGCGGAAGAATCGGATCGCCGCCAAGAAGAAGTCCGCAGCCGCACCGAACTGTTCATGGAAGCCCTCGACGTGGACGATGTGATCGCCCATCTGCTGGTCAGCGAAGGGTTCGCCAGTGTTGAGGAAGTGGCGTTCGTCCCGACCGAAGAATTGGCATCGGTGGAGAGTTTTGACGAGGAGATCGCCCAGGAACTGCAGCGCCGCGCGGCGGAGTATGTGGAAAATCTCAATAACGAAATGTCTGAAAAACGCATCGCGTTGGGCGTGCAGGATGAATTGGCCGAACTTGAGGCTCTGAGCCCGGTTGCGCTCGTCATTCTCGGCGAAGCTGGGATCAAAACATTGGACGATCTCGGCGACCTCGCCGGCGATGAATTGATCGAAATTTTGGGCGCCATCGCTCCCAATCCCGATAATGCGAACGCCATCATTATGTCCGCACGCGCGCATTGGTTCGACGACGAACCGGCTGAATCAGATGCAGATTCGGCAACGGATTCGGTGGCGGATTCGATGGCGGAGGACGATAGTGCGGTGCGCGGCGAGGAAACGGGAACGCCGTGA
- the truB gene encoding tRNA pseudouridine(55) synthase TruB, protein MNEPAGATARLDGWLIIDKPPGRSSAHIVGRIKRLTGGLKVGHGGTLDPLATGVLPIAIGEATKTVAYVMLGTKGYRFTLKWGEARDTDDGEGEITETSDIRPSRQDIENILPKFIGEISQMPPKYSALKVNGQRAYALARANKPVTLEPRKIRVDSLLLLENDEETASFDVICGKGTYIRALARDIAHCLGTFGYVSALRRTAVGPFKENAAISLDILESLVHSAGLAAHVLPVEAPLADIPALELTESDAHRLRCGQVIAVKGVDIKTVRALYGGRLVALATIEMGHLRPLRVFNLLELE, encoded by the coding sequence ATGAATGAGCCAGCCGGCGCGACGGCGCGCCTCGACGGCTGGCTGATCATCGATAAACCGCCGGGCCGCAGTTCAGCGCATATTGTTGGCCGGATAAAACGCCTCACCGGCGGTCTGAAAGTTGGCCATGGCGGCACGCTTGACCCGCTCGCCACCGGTGTTCTGCCGATTGCCATCGGTGAAGCCACCAAAACGGTGGCCTACGTCATGCTGGGAACCAAAGGTTACCGTTTCACATTGAAATGGGGCGAAGCGCGCGATACCGACGACGGCGAAGGTGAGATTACGGAGACCAGCGATATTCGCCCTTCGCGGCAGGATATAGAGAACATTTTACCGAAATTCATCGGCGAAATCAGTCAAATGCCGCCCAAATATTCGGCCCTGAAGGTTAATGGTCAACGCGCCTATGCCTTGGCGCGGGCCAACAAGCCGGTCACGCTGGAACCCCGGAAAATACGTGTAGACAGCCTATTGCTGCTTGAAAATGACGAAGAAACCGCCAGTTTCGACGTGATCTGCGGCAAGGGCACCTATATTCGCGCCTTGGCACGCGATATCGCGCATTGCCTTGGCACTTTTGGCTATGTTTCGGCGTTGCGCCGCACTGCGGTCGGTCCCTTTAAGGAAAATGCGGCGATTTCGCTGGATATCCTGGAGTCGCTCGTGCATAGTGCCGGCCTTGCTGCGCACGTTCTTCCGGTCGAAGCCCCGCTGGCCGACATCCCGGCATTGGAATTGACCGAAAGTGACGCGCACCGGCTGCGATGTGGCCAGGTAATAGCAGTAAAAGGCGTGGATATCAAAACCGTCCGCGCCTTATACGGCGGGCGTCTTGTTGCTTTGGCCACAATCGAGATGGGTCACCTCAGGCCGCTTCGCGTCTTCAACCTTTTGGAATTGGAGTAA
- the rbfA gene encoding 30S ribosome-binding factor RbfA, with protein sequence MARGNEPKSRAPSQRQLRVGELLREALTDTFARAPIRDPILSSTPITVTEVRASPDLKKARVFVMPLGGGDGEPIVEALSRAAPYLRSEVARRVKLRHTPALEFVFDRSFDESNFIDELLKGVKPPNE encoded by the coding sequence ATGGCACGCGGCAACGAACCAAAATCGCGCGCTCCCAGTCAGCGCCAATTGCGTGTCGGTGAGCTTCTCCGTGAGGCGTTGACCGACACGTTCGCGCGCGCTCCGATTCGCGATCCAATTTTGAGCAGCACACCGATCACGGTCACCGAAGTTCGCGCTTCACCTGATCTCAAGAAAGCCAGAGTTTTTGTCATGCCGTTAGGTGGTGGCGACGGCGAGCCGATTGTCGAGGCGCTGTCACGCGCGGCGCCTTATCTGCGCTCCGAAGTCGCGCGGCGGGTGAAACTGCGGCACACGCCGGCGCTCGAATTCGTGTTCGACCGTTCGTTCGATGAATCGAATTTCATCGACGAACTCCTGAAAGGGGTAAAGCCGCCCAATGAATGA